In a genomic window of Scyliorhinus torazame isolate Kashiwa2021f chromosome 5, sScyTor2.1, whole genome shotgun sequence:
- the LOC140422297 gene encoding uncharacterized protein has product MKIPWKCGDCGKGFRFPSALAAHRRIHTGERPFTCSVCEKGFIQLSTLLTHQRVHTGERPFTCSQCEKGFTQLSDLRIHQRVHTGERPFTCSQCEKGFTQLSHLRRHQRVHTGERPFTCSQCEKGFTQSSDLQKHQRVHTGERPFTCSQCEKGFTTSSRLLAHQRVHTGERPFTCSQCEKGFTQSSALQRHQRVHTGEKALTCPQCEMGFTQLFSLRIHQRVHTGERTFTCCQCEKGFTQLSDLRRHQRRHTGERPFTCFQCEMGFTTSSSLRKHQQVHTGERPFTCSQCEKGFAQLSNLRRHQRVHTGERPFTCFQCEKGFTQSSDLQIHQRVHTGERPFTCSQCEKGFTTSSSLRKHQQVHTGERPFTCSQCEKGFTQLSHLRTHQRVHTAEKPFTCSQCEKGFITSSSLLAHQRVHTGERPFTCSQCEKGFTRLSNLQRHLRVHTREKALTCF; this is encoded by the coding sequence atgaagataccgtggaaatgtggggactgtgggaagggattcaggtttCCATCTGCGCTGGCCGCTCATcggcgtattcacactggggagaggccgttcacctgctctgtgtgtgagaagggattcattcagttatccaccctgttgacacaccagcgagttcacactggggagaggccgttcacttgctctcagtgtgaaaagggattcactcagttatccgacctgcgaatacatcagcgagttcacactggggagaggccgttcacctgctctcagtgtgagaagggattcactcagttatcccacctgcggagacatcagcgagttcacactggggagaggccgttcacctgctctcagtgtgagaagggattcactcaatcatccgacctgcagaaacatcagcgagttcacactggggagaggccgttcacctgctctcagtgtgagaagggattcactacttcatcgagactgctggcacaccagcgagttcacactggggagaggccgttcacctgctctcagtgtgagaagggattcactcagtcatccgccctgcagagacaccagcgagttcacactggggagaaggcgttaacctgccctcagtgtgagatgggattcactcagttattcagcctgcggatacatcagcgggttcacactggggagaggacattcacctgctgtcagtgtgaaaagggattcactcagttatccgacctgcggCGACATCAGCgacgtcacactggggagagaccgttcacctgctttcagtgtgagatGGGATTCACTACCTCATCGAGCCTGAggaaacaccagcaggttcacactggggagaggccgttcacctgctctcagtgtgagaagggattcgctcagttatccaacctgcggagacatcagcgagttcacactggggagaggccattcacctgctttcagtgtgagaagggattcactcaatcatccgacctgcagatacatcagcgagtccacactggggagaggccgttcacctgctctcaatgtgagaagggattcactacctcatcgagcctgcggaaacaccagcaggttcacactggagagaggccgttcacctgctctcagtgtgagaagggatttactcagttatcccacctgcggacacaccagcgagttcacactgcggagaagccgttcacttgctctcagtgtgagaagggattcattacttcatcgagcctgctggcacaccagcgggttcacactggggagaggccgttcacctgctctcagtgtgagaagggattcactcggttatccaacctgcagagacacctgcgagttcacactcgggagaaggcgttaacctgcttttag